ATCTAACTATTTTTGCGTAGTTTTACCTACAGCCTTACAAAACTATTCGCTCACAAATCCTGGAACGCAGTTATATCAAACCCCACGTCTACATCCTCAATCTTAAATCCATTAAGCAAAACGATTGTTCCTGCAAGTCGGCGTGTGACTCCCATTCAATTGCAGGAATTAGAGAAATTAGAGGTATGGATATCTCCTCtcatcaaattaataaatcattgCCACGCCCTTATGCAAACGACAAGTTAATGTGAAATATATAACTGCAAATCGAAGTTTTCTCAATCATTTCTAGAACCACGGAAATGTCGACTGCACCTGAGACCCATCTGCTCCCACCCCCAAAGCCTAAACTTTCACCCATGGAGTTGCGCAACACTGATTTGGTATCTAGACTTCTAGCAGCTACCCCTCCCTACCTCTACAACATGTCCCTGCTTCCCAACACCTATTTCTTCTCAGAAATGCTTAGAAGCCTTGTTCAAGCGAAGAATGAGCAGAGAGGCAACATGGCTAATGCATTTGCTGCAGGTAAGACCACAATAATTAAAGCTTAAGTGGATTTACGCAAGATTTTTGCAGGGAGTAATATGTTTTATGGACATCAAATGAGAAGATCCAGGAAGAGGGGATGGAGTGGGGTTGGCAGGGAGAGTTATAGTCATCAAAACAGTCCTGCCACTGAGGAAAAGGTTATGGAGAAAAACGGTGAGAAGAGGGATGACTCATGGATGATTAAGAGTATGAGGAGAATTGAAGATATTCCTGCAGAATTAAGAGCTGCCAGTACTTCTAGTCACCATCCTCAAAAGGGCAACAGTGTTCTAGAAGAGCAACATAGACATACTAAGCCCGAGGAACCAGCAACTTCCTTCTCTCcccagcagcagcagcaggaAAATGCATCAAACTTAGTCTTACCACCACCTCCTCCCATGTGGTATCCTCCCATTTACCCCACTCCCCCTTACGGAATCGACCCTCTCCACTTCTTCATTGACCTCAGAGTGTCTGGACACATCTATGATAGACAAAACAACAatcaagaaataaaagaaacaaatgaagaaaacagcACTATGGTGAGCCCTAAAGAGGCCATAGAAGAGAAAAGAGaggtaaaaaatgaagaagTGAGTGAAGAAGGCATTTTTAATCATCAAAAAAGAACCGGTTCAGCCTTCTCTGTCCCCAACCCTAGCGGAGGTAAACTGCGGAGTGGTGGTGGTGGTCAGACCAAATTCGACGTCAAATCAATTCTTGGGAGTAATAAAACCAGCACCAGTTACATTATGAACAACATCACCGGCATCTACAAGAATTTCTCTGAAAGAAGAGAAGAAGTCGCTCCTGAAGAGCACAACCCTCCTATAGACCAATTAGAAAcagacaaacaaaaaaaagtcaaagatTTGCGCGCTCTAATTGGTCTAGAGTTAGTTGTAGACTACATGAGTCACAAAAAGGAGGTACCAAGAAGCGAGGACTCCTCCCTAATGTCTGAAGAAGGAGATGTGAGTTCCGAAATGGAGTCTTGTTCCAGTCCTCCATTGGAGGTTGTCGCGATCCACGACGAAGtttaaatgaagtttttttgctgtaaataatcaattattgTAGATGTATAGCGTTGATCGATTTTTTCGACGATTTCTAGGGCCGAGTTATGTGCGCCATGCTTTCTAGTCAATGTTAGTCCCTTGATAAATGtgcataaaatcaaattaaatttgctcaCATCGTATTCTATTGTTTGGTATTTATACCCAtcccaaaaaaatatctgtgaaTTACCAACCAGAAAGCTAATCTTGCTCTCATTTGAGGTGAATGTAAGTAGAATAACAACCGGACTATCTATTGCAAAATATACTTGCAGTGGAACACTTCAAAACAACCTCCACCAAACGCTggactgttttttttttaatctaccTCAATGGAACCTTTAATAAACGAGTTTCAATAGAACattggaatattttattttgatgtgCCTCCCTAAAAATCATCCTCCAGTTGGCACTGATTTTAGTTTCGATTGGACTAATTTAGCTCAACATGATCAATTTCAGCAGAATATTGAAACATCATCCATCAAAGCAGTTGGCTAAGATTGTCTCTTTCAGATTTGATTGATTTACCTCAATAGAACATTGGCAGACAGCTTCAATGGAATACTGGATAGAGTGACCGCTTTAAATCTAACATGAATAAATGTCTCtggttgattttttttctttccatttttgaAACGCTGAATTCACTGGTATTTTTAGAGATGCGCCAAAACGAAAAGTTTTAGAATGTTTCGCTGGGGTCAGGTGTTCCAAAGTTTGATTGAAGCTGAACTAATCAGAAACTCAGCTAACAGAATGTGGAACAAGTGCAAGTAACTGAAGACTACAAATGGtgcgttaaaataaattttgtacttGTGTTTCATCAAGTTAAACATTTGTGTGTCAGTGTTCCATGATAGGAATAACCGGTTTGGATTTATTGAATAGTTCATTTCATGGTCTATTTTAACGTCATATTTCAGACACAACGGTTAAAATCCAACCAAACTGGAGGCCAATCATGTGCAtaattatttacctaattCAAGACACACAAAGATAAGACGCTCCAATTTCAACTTACAAACAATCCTCAACAATTTATCACTAAATGTAATGTAAACATACATTAGAAACAACCTTTCCGACTGGATAAACAGGTCCATCTCATAGTAAAACTAACCTGTGGTTAAATGTTCTATCACATTGcagacattaaaatttattattaatatcgcCCTCAAAGGCAGAAGTAATAAAGCAACCACCGAGTGCTTTTGACACATGTTAAGGGTGCAAATTGTGCCCTTTAGGATAAAAATGTCCCTTATTGTTCGGAGGCATTGTGTGGGCAGGGTGATAGTCTTGCAATGAAGGgatgcattttattaaatataagcTTTTGTTACAGGCCTGAGCTCATTTTCACGTAGTTTAGAATTGTTCCTAGAGGATGTTAGTATGGCGCAGCCTGCGACAATTCAGGCTTTGCATCCCTTGTAACCGAAGATCTGCGAAATTAACCTTCCCCTTTAAGGATAACGCCAATCAATTTGCAGAGCCCCATTATTTCCATATTATTACGCCACTATGACGTGTTCTTGCTGATGATACAAAGAGGGATAGAAGCAGCACATTGCGGTGAGCATTTCCGTTTACTATTCTTCAATTTCATGCATCACAATAATCACGACCCATTcgaataaaagataaaagttatcaaaaacttttattgttattgtatGTCGCATTCCATAGATATCACATCTTCAGTACTGTGTGTTGTTGCTACACTTCATAGAGTGCTCATGTTTCATAGAATACTAATTTTCACtataaatgaagaaatatagcttaaaattttgtgtttgtgTACGTAGTCTAATGTGAGGAATAGTTAATACTTTAACTGATAATGGAAGCGTCACAAGCCAAATTAATCGCCCTGGTATCACTAGGGATTAGCAGTATGCTTGTAGGTAAGTTAAATCcgttttttatcattttgccCAATGATGACAACAGACCATGTAATGGATGCAggagtttttaaattcatcatcaatttcaattcatttaataaatatatagatatataGATAAATGTATAGATATCTGCAttgccccccccccctcccacCTCACACACTTTGTTTCCCTTCCTGATAAAGATTTCTGCAAACAAAcctcttttattttcttaaaaaatttccatcaCCGTTACtgcattttcattaatttcaaacAAAGTCTCTTTTTTCGTCATTTATATTTCTTCTTGATTCTCATTTCCTCCCTTGgagaaaatttctgtttttgtaatttttcgtTTCTGTTACTCTCTTTTCAAACCATCTTTTCGCcctcttaaaaaatatgtgtattAATTctctgattaaaaaaaatacctcgGTGTCTCTTTCTTCTCCTTTTCTTTTCTCTATCTACCTTCCTCGTCTTCTATGTACTTTAATTCTTCTTTCAGTCCTTACTCAATATCTCTCTGGCTTTT
This DNA window, taken from Euwallacea similis isolate ESF13 chromosome 5, ESF131.1, whole genome shotgun sequence, encodes the following:
- the LOC136408874 gene encoding uncharacterized protein; translated protein: MSTAPETHLLPPPKPKLSPMELRNTDLVSRLLAATPPYLYNMSLLPNTYFFSEMLRSLVQAKNEQRGNMANAFAAGSNMFYGHQMRRSRKRGWSGVGRESYSHQNSPATEEKVMEKNGEKRDDSWMIKSMRRIEDIPAELRAASTSSHHPQKGNSVLEEQHRHTKPEEPATSFSPQQQQQENASNLVLPPPPPMWYPPIYPTPPYGIDPLHFFIDLRVSGHIYDRQNNNQEIKETNEENSTMVSPKEAIEEKREVKNEEVSEEGIFNHQKRTGSAFSVPNPSGGKLRSGGGGQTKFDVKSILGSNKTSTSYIMNNITGIYKNFSERREEVAPEEHNPPIDQLETDKQKKVKDLRALIGLELVVDYMSHKKEVPRSEDSSLMSEEGDVSSEMESCSSPPLEVVAIHDEV